A section of the Longimicrobium sp. genome encodes:
- a CDS encoding sensor histidine kinase gives VTIAAVRYVGEVGARLREQEARAARAEALHARAEMQALRAQINPHFLFNTLHGLLELVSAGDGRAEEAIERFGALLHRTIDVRRSAADDVPLDEEIQLVRDYLWIEQLRLGTRLIAEIEVDDDALSCTVPSFVLQPLVENAVKHAASARVAPTSIRVRAAREGGRLLLSVEDDGPGAIVEQVERAPGAGLRLVRGRLEARYGEDGQMRISTAPGAGFRVDIMLPAAAPALMMAAQQ, from the coding sequence ACGTGACCATCGCGGCCGTGCGGTACGTGGGCGAGGTGGGCGCGCGCCTCCGCGAGCAGGAGGCCCGCGCCGCCCGTGCCGAGGCGCTGCACGCGCGCGCGGAGATGCAGGCCCTGCGCGCGCAGATCAATCCGCACTTCCTGTTCAACACCCTGCACGGGTTGCTGGAGCTGGTGAGCGCGGGCGACGGGCGGGCCGAGGAGGCCATCGAACGCTTCGGTGCGCTGCTCCACCGCACCATCGACGTCCGCCGCAGCGCCGCCGACGACGTGCCGCTAGACGAGGAGATCCAGCTCGTGCGCGACTACCTGTGGATCGAGCAGCTTCGCCTGGGCACGCGCCTGATCGCCGAGATCGAGGTGGATGACGACGCCCTGTCGTGCACCGTTCCCTCGTTCGTGCTGCAGCCGCTGGTGGAGAACGCGGTGAAGCACGCGGCGTCGGCTCGCGTGGCGCCTACGTCCATCCGCGTCCGCGCGGCGCGGGAAGGCGGCCGGCTGCTGCTGTCGGTGGAGGATGACGGGCCGGGCGCCATCGTGGAGCAGGTGGAGCGTGCCCCCGGCGCGGGGCTGCGGCTGGTGCGCGGCCGGTTGGAGGCGCGCTACGGGGAGGATGGGCAGATGCGGATCAGCACGGCGCCGGGCGCGGGGTTCCGCGTTGACATCATGCTTCCCGCCGCTGCGCCCGCGCTGATGATGGCGGCGCAGCAATGA
- a CDS encoding LytTR family DNA-binding domain-containing protein, with protein sequence MSVMILRTVVAEDEPLARQRLRRFVERDPRLVLVGEAESGTAAVELIDRLAPDVVFLDVQMPECTGLEVLERAAHRPAPVFTTAYPEYALRAFEVEAYDYLVKPFGWTRFQAAVDRVARRLAAPPTAPPTLAAAPEPYLERLFVRRRGEMVPVSMRDVHRIEGAGDYVTLCTGTDQVLADISLNELERRLNPASFRRVHRAHIVNLDHVSAIRPYDERRLSIRFADGSEVVASRAGSQSLREMVR encoded by the coding sequence ATGAGCGTGATGATTCTGCGGACCGTGGTGGCGGAGGATGAGCCGCTGGCCCGCCAGCGGCTGCGGCGCTTCGTGGAGCGCGACCCGCGCTTGGTGCTCGTAGGTGAGGCGGAGAGCGGGACGGCGGCGGTGGAGCTGATCGACCGGCTGGCGCCCGACGTGGTGTTCCTGGACGTGCAGATGCCGGAGTGCACCGGCCTGGAGGTGCTGGAGCGCGCGGCGCACCGCCCCGCGCCGGTGTTCACCACGGCGTACCCGGAGTATGCCCTGCGCGCGTTCGAGGTAGAGGCGTACGACTACCTGGTGAAGCCGTTCGGATGGACGCGCTTCCAGGCTGCGGTGGACCGGGTGGCGCGCCGTCTCGCTGCCCCGCCAACAGCGCCGCCGACGCTCGCCGCCGCGCCTGAGCCGTACCTGGAGCGGCTGTTCGTGCGCAGGCGGGGCGAGATGGTGCCGGTGAGCATGCGCGACGTGCACCGGATCGAAGGTGCGGGCGACTACGTGACGCTGTGCACCGGCACGGACCAGGTGCTGGCCGACATCAGCCTGAACGAGCTGGAGCGCCGGCTGAACCCGGCAAGCTTCCGGCGCGTGCACCGGGCGCACATCGTGAACCTGGACCACGTATCCGCCATCCGCCCGTACGACGAGCGGCGCCTCTCCATCCGCTTCGCAGACGGCTCCGAGGTGGTGGCCAGCCGCGCGGGCTCGCAGTCCCTGCGCGAGATGGTGCGCTGA